TTTTCCACGCAGTGCGTCGATTTTTTCCGCGGTGGGCAGATCGACCGGGAATCCGCGATATACCACGAAAACGGTTGTCACCATGAAGAAAATGATCAGGAGAAACGAAATATCGGCCATGGGACCTGTGGGTATCTCCTGGCTGATCCGGTTCCTTCGGAAAAATCTGGACTGAATGTGCGCCATGCTTTTCTTCCCGTTTTACTCATCCGGCTTTGCGATGGATATCTTGTCGTTCCCCGCCTTCTTGATCTCATCCACCACATCCACGAAAATCTGGTAACGGGCATCGGGAGCGGTTTTGAGGGACACAATAATGTTGGTATTTTCTCCGGTCAGTATTTTGATACGGCGCCCTAGTTCAAGGAGAGTCACCTTCTGCTCATCAAGAGCCAATCCGCCGTCACTGCCGATCCGGACTGTGGTGATGTTACTGCTTGGGACTGTGGTGGTCGTCCCGCTGGGCGGCAGGGTCAATCCCAGTCCCTTGTCTTGCGACAGGGTAGTGGTGACAAGGAAGAAAATAATCAGGAGAAATGCTATATCCGCCATCGACGCGGTCGGTATTGAGGCGGTTATAAGCGTCCGTTTTCTATTCATAAGGTGTATCTCACAACGTTCGCAAAAAAAAAGTCTGAACCATGATTTATGGGATTAAAGGATTACCTTGAAAAGTCAAATTATAATTGACGACAAAAATAATTACGCATGTTTTTGAGTGTTTAGATCCTGAAACGGTTTTATCGTTCCCGCGAAGCGGCAACAAGTTCAGGATGACACGTGTCATGCCGAACTTGTTTCGGCATCTCTCTATAGGATCACTAACCTTATCTAATGGCATACTCGGATATTTTTATTCTGGATTCTGGATTATGACTTCTGTCTCCTGCTGTTTAATCTTCTCATCATACCCCAGATCAATCAGCGTATCGATCAGTCTGGTGGAGTTCTCATCCATGCTGACCACGATCCGGTCGATCAGCCAGACGCAGAGGTTGTAGGCTATCTGGGTCGGCATGGCAACAATAAGTCCGCCCGCTGTGGTGATGAGCGCGATCGAGATGCCGGTGGCTACCACGGTCGGTTCAACTTCACCGGCTGCCGCAATGGCCTGGAATGCCATGATCATACCTACTACTGTTCCG
The sequence above is drawn from the Candidatus Latescibacter sp. genome and encodes:
- a CDS encoding biopolymer transporter ExbD gives rise to the protein MAHIQSRFFRRNRISQEIPTGPMADISFLLIIFFMVTTVFVVYRGFPVDLPTAEKIDALRGK
- a CDS encoding biopolymer transporter ExbD, with the translated sequence MNRKRTLITASIPTASMADIAFLLIIFFLVTTTLSQDKGLGLTLPPSGTTTTVPSSNITTVRIGSDGGLALDEQKVTLLELGRRIKILTGENTNIIVSLKTAPDARYQIFVDVVDEIKKAGNDKISIAKPDE